The Microcystis panniformis FACHB-1757 region CTTTTTTAGGTTCCAACTAATCCTATTTGACTTAATAGGTAAGGTCGAAAGGAACCGAAGCGTCACGCCAAGGCGATTCAAGGGTTTCCAACTAATCCTATTTGACCTAATAGGTAAGGAAAGAACGGTTATATGTCAAAATATACCGTTTCTAAACTGTTTCCAACTAATCCTATTTGACCTAATAGGTAAGGTGGGGTTTCCGGTCATTACGAACCCCGAGGCGATTGCGTTTCCAACTAATCCTATTTGACCTAATAGGTAAGGGATAAGGGTAGGGCTAATTCATGAATTAGCCCTACTTTTTTAGGTTCCAACTAATCCTAATGTGTAATTAATTTTGCTTAGGTAATTAACTGTAAACGGGATTATTTCGGCCAAAGTTTTTGAAATTTTCCCTCTTGACCATTATTCTCGTCTAGAAAACCTAGAAAATAAGCACAATCATCAGAGTCATCAGGAAAAATTGTTAATAATTCTAGGTATTGATGATTATTTTTGGGATACATTCGATGCCAAAGACAACCAATTTGAGCGATACTTCCTGTCACCGAGGTTTTATAGATACTTAAATTATCCAGTTTTTGATAGGCTTTATGAAGCCATTTTATGGCTAGGGAATCATCTTTATCTTCGGCAATTCTTCCCCAAGCCTCGACATTTTTAGGATGCCAACTTTCTCGCCAGTTAGCACTATTATCGGGAGTTCTGAGGATATTTTCTTGTAAGGACATCCATTGTTTAGCAATAGTGCGAACATCTTTGATAAAGGGATGAACATGAGTTAAATCTCTGACTTTATTATCGTTGATTAAAGAACTTTTATCCCCCCATTGCCAATGACAGCCAATTAAGGGTTTATTGGGATAATAATCCTCATAAAAAATACTATGATCTGCTCGTCGCCATGATTTACCAAATCCTCCTAATAACATGGCAAAACGAGTGAGAAAACAAATTAATTTTTTTAAGCATTTTTGCTGGTTTTCGGGGAGAGATTGGGATTGGGTGAGAATCCAGCGTAATTCTCCTGTTACTGTGTAGGTGGGTTCGTTGTAACCCTTGGCAAAGGTTCCTAACTCTAGAGATTTGACACAAAAATCGACCGCTAGTAAACCTTGGCTTGCTTCTCCGTCAATTCCTCCAAATAGCTGATTAACTAACTTTTCGGCATTTTTAGCATCAGTTAAACCGCCAAAAATACGCAAGGCATGACCGCGAATTGCTCCTCGAAAAATATTGGGTCGAAATTCCCTTGCACCATCGAGGCTTTTAGGAGCCATTCCTTGCCCTTTCAGAAAACATTTATATAAAGGTTCTTTTGAAGATTTAATGTCTTTTGGTAAGCCATAACCGCTACTAACACGGCATCCTAGACCAGATTCTAAAGCTCTTTCCCAGATAGTCCAAATCTCCTCCCAATCGGGTTGTTCTATTGAGGTAGAAATGCCAAATTTTAGGGTAGGTTGATAGAGAGAAATTAAAGCAAAACCACTTTCTCCACTGGGTTTTTGTCGAGTGTTTGGGGTTTTTACTTGCCATCCCTGTTGCGGGTGAACAATATCTAAAAGATTTTCCGTCCAATCATTAACGGGATAACCGCCATGGAAGCGCAAAAGACTAGGGTTATCGCTATCTTTTTCGAGGTGATAACGTTGTTTTTGTTCGGGGGTGCAAGCTTGACAAAAGGCTCCTTTCATGCTGGAACCGGGATAAAATGGTATGCCATAAGCACCCATTACAGGCCGAATTATTCCTTCATCTTGTCCCCCATTAGTGACGAATCGCCACGATATTTGATATTCTTTGGTCTTGACTTCCTCACCAAATTGGGGAGGATTTTCATCGACTCGTTCTATCCATTCCTTTACCCATTTTTGGCTATCATTTTCATCTTTTTTAGAGTCAATATATTGTAACTGCGATCGCCCTTTGGTTTGTGCGCGAAACATCAGGGGGATTTTGTCACCAATATCGGGAATATTAACCATATAATTTATCGTTCCTTTGTTCCTTTATATCTTTGAGTCCACCAAACTAAACAATCGCATAGTTGCGTTAAAACAGCGAGGGTAATTCTCTGGTCTTCTAGCTTTAATTCCCAGAGTTTTTCTGCCATTGCTTGAACAGATTCGGTATCATTTACCTGTACGGTATCGTTAGGGATAGGAATCCCCGCTTCTGCCATGGTTTCGACTAATTTATCCCAAGTTTCTTTCCAGTATTTTGCCTTATTGGTTTCCTTGCAGCAATTCCAAATTCAAACGGTAGTGTAGGATACAGAATTGATTTCGCTTCTGTCCCTCAAAATAGAGTGAACGAGTTGCCCATTGGGTTTTGCAGGAATGGAAGTCCAAGATTTGAGTTTTATAGGGATGCTGAGCTACTTCCACAGGGCTATCGCTGGCATGGTTGACCCGCGCAGTGCTAGCAATGCTACTCGCTACAGTCTAAAAGACGCGGTCTTGGGGGCATTTGCTAGCTTCTTTATGCAAAATGAATCCTTTCTAGAATATCAGCGTCAATTGAATAGTCGTTGTGGACGAGATAATGCTCAAAGTCTGTTTGGTCTGGTTAATATCCCGACCATAGAACAGATAAAGAATATTCTCGATAGAATAGCCGCAAAGCCTCTTTTTTCACCGTTCAAATGGATTTATCAAGGTCTGAGAGAACAAGGCTATTTGAGGCTGTTTACAGCCTTGGATGGCAACTTACTCGTCGCCCTAGATGGGACTCAGTACTATGATTCAGAGAAAATTAGTTGTCCTTGTTGCTCAACCCGCACCTCGAAACAGGGGAAGGTAACTTATCACCATCAAGCTATTTTGCCTGTAATTGTCTCTCCTGACCAAAAATCGGTCATTTCCTTGCCACCAGAATTTATCACTCCTCAAGATGGCAGTGAGAAACAAGACTGTGAGCAAAACGCGGCAAAACGCTGGATAGCGAGCCATGCGTCCTGGTTTGAAGGCCAGCCCATCACCCTCTTAGGCGACGACCTCTATAGTCGCCAACCGATGGCTGAATATTGTTTGGAACACCATTTCAACTTTATCTTTGTCTGTTTACCGTCCTCCCATCCGACTCTCTATGAGTGGGTTTCTTTCCTGGAGGCTAATCAAGAAGTCAAAACCACTCAACAGCGACGTTGGAATGGGCGATACTTTGAAATTTGGGACTATCGTTATCTCAATCAAGTCCCCCTGCGCGAACAACAACCCGCCTTACTGGTCAATTGGTGTGAGGTGACCGTTAAGCGCGAGTCGGATGGTCAACTTCTCTATCGCAATAGCTGGATTACTAACCACGACCTGACTCCCCAACGGGTCATTCTGGTCTGCGCTGCTGGACGGAGCCGTTGGCGAACCGAAAATGAGAATCACAATGTGCTCAAAACTCGGGGCTATCATTTGGAGCATAATTTTGGACATGGTCAGCAACATTTGTCCTCTTTTCTGTTGACCCTCAATCTCCTGGCTTTCTTATTTCATACTGTTCTGCATCTAGTCGATGAACGCTATCAACGGGCTCGGATGCAAAGGGGGACTCGCAGAGGCTTTTTTAACGATGTTCTTTGCTTAACCAAGTATCTGCTGTTTGAAGGCTGGCACCACCTTTTAGACTTTATGCTCGATGAGGCCATCCCTGTTACTCGCGTTAATTCTTCTTGATTTTGGATGGGGAGCTACAGGGCAAAAGCGTTTTGTATTCTGTATTCCTTGCTACATTCTGAATTTGGAATTGCTGGTTTCCTTGGATTGTAAGCGCAGATGTTCACCCCAGAATCTTTCTAGTCCATAGGAAACGGATTCACGCATTTTAAAAGATTGATTGAGAGAATCTCGGTCTCGTAGTTTGGCAGCGAGAACTAATTTCTGAGCAATGCGATCGAGATTGTATTCTTTCCAAGCCATAATATTAGATAAAATGTAATTATTGATTAGCGTAGTTTAAAATAGTAACTTGGCAACGACCAAAACCGATGGATTCTAATCCTCCGAAATATAATTCTTTTTGGTTTACCGATTCTCCAAAAGGTTGCCATCCTGTTTCTTTGCAAGCAATGGGAAAAACTAAAATACTACCCACGGGTAAAGCTTCCACATTGAAAAAAGCTCCCTTTTCTGTATCCACTTTTTTCTGATCTTCTAGTAGTTTAACCCGGCTTTGTCGGTAGAGTGCCATATCGTGCAGCATGGATATATCGTTATCATCAACGACGACTAATTGAGAAGCTTTTAAATCCGCTTGCGGGGGAATCCAGGGGGAAAGCTCCTCTAAGTGTTCAATTTCGAGAAATCCTAAGTTAAAAAATAAAACTTTGCTATTGCGGTTAACTCCCTGCACTACTCGCGCTTGTAAACTAGGGGAAGCAGTATAGGGATTGGGTACTTTTGCAGAGATTCCCGTGATTTGTTTATAGCGTTTTAATAATAGGGGAGAAGTGACCCAAACTATCGGCTGCCCCGGACAAAATACCGGCAACCAAACGAGGGAAGCATATTCAAATTTAACTTTTGCTTCGGTGGTTCCTCCGTCTTCTTGTCCTGGGATTGTTTCGTGTCCGTACCATGTACGTTTTTCATCTATATTGTTCATATCGGCACGAAAACGGCCGCGAATAGAACTCCCAGGGATAATTGCTGTTTGGGTGAATTGGTCACGAAAAATGAGGTTAAGATTACCCGTTTCTTCTCCTGCGGTTGCTCCCACATGAAGGGGTGCTAAGGTTTCAAGTATGCCATAACTTTTGTGATACATTTTTTGGGGGAAGTGAGTATTTTAGATGCTTAGGGATTATTCTAAACTAGGTTAATATTAATGTCAGAATTTTCTAAGATTTTGTTAATATTTGATCGTGGTATTTAGGCTATTAGGGCAGCACAAAGCTATAGGTTTATTCCTAATCAATTGCAACACCCTTTAATAATTGATCGATTTCTTTAGCCATTTCCTCTGTGTAAGGAGTGAGAGAAGAAGGGTTTTTAAAAGCTTCTTCTACCAAAAAATCTAAAAACATACGCAGCATTTTATTTTCGCTAATTTTTGAGCTTTGATTATTACCACTTTTTTGATAACCTAATAAA contains the following coding sequences:
- a CDS encoding RAMP superfamily protein; its protein translation is MVNIPDIGDKIPLMFRAQTKGRSQLQYIDSKKDENDSQKWVKEWIERVDENPPQFGEEVKTKEYQISWRFVTNGGQDEGIIRPVMGAYGIPFYPGSSMKGAFCQACTPEQKQRYHLEKDSDNPSLLRFHGGYPVNDWTENLLDIVHPQQGWQVKTPNTRQKPSGESGFALISLYQPTLKFGISTSIEQPDWEEIWTIWERALESGLGCRVSSGYGLPKDIKSSKEPLYKCFLKGQGMAPKSLDGAREFRPNIFRGAIRGHALRIFGGLTDAKNAEKLVNQLFGGIDGEASQGLLAVDFCVKSLELGTFAKGYNEPTYTVTGELRWILTQSQSLPENQQKCLKKLICFLTRFAMLLGGFGKSWRRADHSIFYEDYYPNKPLIGCHWQWGDKSSLINDNKVRDLTHVHPFIKDVRTIAKQWMSLQENILRTPDNSANWRESWHPKNVEAWGRIAEDKDDSLAIKWLHKAYQKLDNLSIYKTSVTGSIAQIGCLWHRMYPKNNHQYLELLTIFPDDSDDCAYFLGFLDENNGQEGKFQKLWPK
- a CDS encoding RAMP superfamily CRISPR-associated protein translates to MYHKSYGILETLAPLHVGATAGEETGNLNLIFRDQFTQTAIIPGSSIRGRFRADMNNIDEKRTWYGHETIPGQEDGGTTEAKVKFEYASLVWLPVFCPGQPIVWVTSPLLLKRYKQITGISAKVPNPYTASPSLQARVVQGVNRNSKVLFFNLGFLEIEHLEELSPWIPPQADLKASQLVVVDDNDISMLHDMALYRQSRVKLLEDQKKVDTEKGAFFNVEALPVGSILVFPIACKETGWQPFGESVNQKELYFGGLESIGFGRCQVTILNYANQ